A genomic window from Winogradskyella sp. J14-2 includes:
- a CDS encoding T9SS type A sorting domain-containing protein, translating into MNPIKSSINTISFFMCLLLLQTSFGQNSTAENENNVLPTDEMNISTETAEVDDRPKIRLLFTSIGIINREILLTVDERCTDGYDWGFDGHLNDVQVDDMSWLINEELFVIQGIGAVDTEETSLPLNIQKSAVGDVVIAIQSLENVPDEWGIILYDTELGMHYDLRSTNYEATLPAGIYQDRFVLGFQNPSALSIDDNEENQLEFYYEMNSDKLVVLNPTNSILTNIEVYNISGQLVYNIKDVIDNIRSEYRIDNLTSGTYIVRINTNDNKVITKKIIVN; encoded by the coding sequence ATGAATCCTATCAAATCATCCATTAACACCATAAGTTTTTTTATGTGTCTATTGCTACTACAAACTAGTTTTGGGCAAAATAGTACGGCTGAAAACGAAAACAACGTTCTACCTACAGACGAAATGAATATATCTACAGAAACCGCTGAAGTTGATGACAGGCCTAAAATAAGACTGTTATTTACTTCTATAGGTATTATAAACAGAGAAATTCTCTTAACTGTCGACGAAAGATGTACAGATGGCTATGATTGGGGATTTGATGGTCACCTAAATGACGTACAGGTAGATGATATGTCTTGGTTAATCAATGAAGAACTGTTTGTGATACAGGGCATTGGCGCTGTAGATACTGAAGAAACTTCTTTACCTCTCAATATACAAAAAAGTGCTGTCGGTGATGTAGTAATAGCTATTCAATCTTTAGAAAATGTACCAGATGAATGGGGTATTATACTTTATGATACCGAGCTTGGTATGCATTACGATTTAAGAAGTACTAATTATGAGGCAACCTTACCTGCAGGTATTTATCAAGATAGATTTGTTTTGGGATTTCAAAATCCTAGTGCTTTGAGTATTGATGATAATGAAGAAAATCAATTAGAGTTTTATTATGAAATGAATAGTGATAAGTTAGTAGTTCTTAATCCTACAAACTCAATTTTAACAAATATTGAAGTTTATAATATTTCAGGTCAATTAGTTTATAATATTAAAGATGTAATAGATAATATTCGTTCGGAGTATAGGATAGATAATTTAACTTCTGGTACTTATATTGTTAGGATTAATACAAATGATAATAAAGTCATTACAAAGAAAATTATTGTTAACTAG
- a CDS encoding nuclear transport factor 2 family protein: MKYCFLILFPFFFTLGFAQSNSEIFLFDLNKNNAKIKVSNGTNISNNEGYDNQPSFFGDTNILYASTRSGQTDIAQYHITYKSKTFINFTKGGEYTPLKIPNKNAVSAVRLDTDGKQRLYSYNLSNGESTELIKDLIVAYYTWYDENSIVSAVIENEQLNLYLTNITDGKSRKYATSVGRSFHKIPKSDLVSFIYKEANKPWQIRSLNPENGVTRLIANTMEGVEDICWLDSKTLLSGKNGILYKLTLKQDNNWKRIADLSSYGIKNITRLATNKDGSKLLIAADIHSENENLEVSDSTNDQTEAITLLSDTEAAAIVQKHIAPFNTRDLNAFSNAFDANVVVNKFPKDYMYSGRNTLKENYREFFRNNKKSNVKVLNRMVLNNYVVDEELVTLNNLTIRQATVYNVDKDGIKSMTFIRNKNTTSNPETIVNEQLEAYNKRDIEEFGKTYTKDIKLYQFPEDITSNGKDELVKRYEVIFEKVPDLNAEIMNRIVLGNKVIDYEKATINEKVYYAIAIYEVEDGLISKVTFIQ; this comes from the coding sequence ATGAAATATTGTTTTTTAATCTTATTTCCCTTTTTTTTCACTCTTGGCTTTGCGCAATCTAATTCTGAAATCTTTCTTTTTGACTTAAATAAGAACAACGCTAAAATTAAAGTTTCAAATGGTACCAACATATCAAATAATGAAGGATATGATAACCAACCTTCGTTCTTTGGAGACACCAATATTTTGTATGCTTCTACGAGAAGTGGGCAAACCGATATTGCTCAATATCATATAACCTACAAATCAAAAACATTTATAAATTTTACTAAAGGAGGTGAATACACACCTTTGAAAATTCCGAATAAAAATGCTGTTTCTGCTGTTAGATTAGATACAGATGGCAAACAACGTCTATATAGTTATAATCTAAGTAATGGTGAATCTACAGAGTTAATAAAAGATTTGATCGTTGCCTACTATACTTGGTACGATGAAAACTCAATAGTTTCTGCTGTTATTGAAAACGAGCAACTAAATTTATATCTCACAAACATTACAGATGGTAAAAGCAGAAAATATGCTACAAGTGTAGGTCGTTCGTTTCATAAAATCCCTAAATCCGATTTAGTGAGTTTTATTTATAAAGAAGCTAACAAACCATGGCAAATAAGATCTTTAAATCCTGAAAACGGTGTTACAAGACTCATCGCAAATACTATGGAAGGTGTTGAAGATATTTGCTGGCTAGACAGCAAAACACTTCTATCTGGCAAAAATGGAATATTGTATAAATTAACGCTTAAACAAGATAACAACTGGAAAAGAATTGCGGATTTATCGTCTTATGGTATTAAAAACATTACGCGTCTTGCGACTAACAAAGATGGCTCAAAACTTCTTATTGCTGCAGATATACATTCAGAAAATGAAAATTTAGAAGTTAGTGATAGTACAAATGACCAAACTGAAGCTATAACACTATTATCTGATACCGAAGCAGCTGCCATAGTGCAAAAACACATTGCACCATTTAATACTAGAGATCTTAATGCTTTTTCAAATGCTTTTGATGCTAATGTGGTAGTCAATAAGTTTCCAAAAGATTACATGTATTCAGGCAGAAACACTCTCAAAGAAAATTACAGAGAGTTTTTTAGAAATAACAAAAAATCTAACGTCAAAGTCTTAAACCGCATGGTGCTCAATAATTATGTTGTTGATGAAGAATTGGTAACACTTAATAATCTTACCATAAGACAAGCTACAGTATATAATGTAGATAAAGATGGTATAAAATCCATGACATTTATTAGAAATAAAAATACTACATCTAATCCTGAGACTATTGTAAACGAGCAGTTAGAAGCTTATAACAAACGCGATATCGAAGAGTTCGGTAAAACCTATACAAAAGACATTAAGCTTTACCAATTTCCAGAAGATATAACTTCTAACGGTAAAGACGAATTAGTCAAAAGATATGAAGTTATCTTTGAGAAAGTACCAGATCTAAATGCAGAAATTATGAATAGAATTGTTTTGGGCAACAAGGTTATAGATTATGAAAAAGCTACTATAAATGAAAAAGTCTATTACGCTATAGCAATTTATGAAGTTGAGGATGGTCTCATTTCAAAAGTTACCTTTATCCAATAA